From Trichomycterus rosablanca isolate fTriRos1 chromosome 27, fTriRos1.hap1, whole genome shotgun sequence, a single genomic window includes:
- the f2 gene encoding prothrombin: MGATPERLLVTLLLSQVLHLILCYDVFIDDKSASQVIRAKRANSPFEELKQGNLERECVEEICNHEEAREVFESPDKTTLFWDAYLACAGPTLQRNPPNINQIRTCVDHKDLCYINVGEGYNGNVSITMSGRSCQFWKSNFPHKIVEFNTTELKLPENFCRNPDKSPSGPWCFTSDPTVRREKCAVPKCGEKMPSVPTVPAKSVEETYHKTDCLHDDGESYTGTLSVTLGGHTCLDWNLPKVKALSVGKDFKPEVNLLKNYCRNPDGDLEGPWCYVRGLSGNITFDYCDLELCDAPVDGVLDEETVRQRTVIKKDTFFSPRSFGQGELECGVRPMFEKINKADGTEEELIKSYEKRIVNGENAEVGSAPWQVMLYKRSPQELLCGASLISDEWILTAAHCILYPPWGKNFTSNDILVRLGKHSRAKYERGTEKIVAIDDIIVHPKYNWKENLNRDIALLHMKKPVTFTNEIHPICMPTKNIANILLSVGHKGRVTGWGNLKESWTSSPQNLPSVLQQIHLPIVNMDDCRKSTSIRITDNMFCAGYSPEDNKRGDACEGDSGGPFVMKNPDDKRWYQIGIVSWGEGCDRDGKYGFYTHLFRMRRWMRKIIEKSDGGDDD; this comes from the exons ATGGGAGCAACGCCAGAGCGTCTTCTCGTCACGCTTCTCCTCAGTCAGGTCCTTCACCTTATACTCTGTTATGATG TTTTTATCGATGATAAGTCGGCGTCTCAAGTTATCAGAGCAAAGAGAGCAAACTCGCCCTTCGAGGAGCTGAAGCAAGGAAATCTGGAAAGGGAGTGTGTGGAGGAGATCTGTAATCATGAGGAAGCTCGAGAGGTGTTTGAGAGCCCTGATAAAACG accTTATTTTGGGATGCATACTTAG CGTGTGCTGGCCCCACATTGCAGAGGAATCCTCCAAATATCAACCAAATAAGAACCTGTGTAGATCACAAAG ATCTCTGCTACATTAATGTTGGTGAAGGCTACAATGGTAATGTCAGTATCACCATGTCTGGACGGTCATGCCAATTTTGGAAGAGCAACTTTCCCCACAAAATAGT tgagtTCAATACAACAGAGTTGAAACTGCCAGAGAATTTCTGCAGGAACCCGGATAAGAGCCCCAGTGGCCCGTGGTGCTTTACCAGCGACCCCACTGTCAGGAGAGAGAAATGCGCCGTGCCGAAATGCG GTGAAAAAATGCCATCAGTTCCCACTGTCCCTGCAAAGAGTGTGGAAGAGACCTACCATAAGACTGACTGTCTACACGACGATGGGGAGAGCTACACAGGAACCCTCTCTGTAACTCTGGGTGGACACACCTGCCTGGACTGGAACCTGCCCAAGGTAAAAGCTCTAAGTGTGGGCAAAGACTTTAAGCCAGAGGTGAACCTATTGAAGAACTACTGCAGGAACCCAGATGGAGATCTGGAGGGCCCATGGTGCTACGTAAGGGGCCTGTCTGGAAACATTACCTTTGACTACTGTGACTTAGAGCTGTGTG ATGCTCCTGTGGATGGGGTTTTAGATGAGGAGACTGTTCGACAGagaactgttattaaaaaggacACTTTCTTTAGCCCAAGGAGCTTTGGCCAGGGCGAACTGG AATGTGGTGTACGACCGATGTtcgaaaaaataaacaaagcggACGGAACAGAAGAGGAGCTCATCAAATCATACGAAAAAAGAATCGTGAACGGAGAAAATGCTGAAGTAGGAAGTGCACCATG GCAGGTGATGCTGTATAAGCGCAGTCCACAGGAGCTGCTGTGTGGAGCTAGTTTGATCAGTGACGAGTGGATCCTCACTGCCGCCCACTGCATCCTTTACCCACCGTGGGGCAAGAATTTCACCAGTAATGATATTCTCGTGCGCCTGGGGAAACATTCTCGTGCCAA GTATGAGAGGGGCACGGAGAAGATTGTAGCCATTGACGACATCATCGTCCATCCTAAATATAACTGGAAAGAAAATCTGAACAGAGACATCGCTCTGCTGCACATGAAGAAACCCGTCACCTTCACCAATGAGATCCACCCTATTTGCATGCCCACCAAGAATATCGCAAACAT TTTGTTGTCAGTTGGCCACAAGGGCCGGGTGACAGGCTGGGGGAACCTGAAGGAATCATGGACGTCGAGTCCTCAAAACCTTCCTTCTGTGCTGCAGCAGATCCACCTGCCCATCGTCAACATGGATGACTGCCGCAAATCCACTTCTATCCGCATTACTGATAACATGTTCTGTGCAG GTTACAGCCCAGAGGATAACAAGAGAGGTGATGCATGTGAAGGGGACAGTGGAGGACCTTTTGTCATGAag AACCCAGACGATAAACGCTGGTATCAGATTGGCATTGTCTCGTGGGGCGAGGGCTGCGATCGGGATGGGAAGTACGGATTCTATACCCATCTGTTCCGCATGCGCCGCTGGATGAGGAAGATCATTGAGAAATCAGACGGTGGTGATGATGACTGA